A section of the Mastomys coucha isolate ucsf_1 unplaced genomic scaffold, UCSF_Mcou_1 pScaffold15, whole genome shotgun sequence genome encodes:
- the Rem1 gene encoding GTP-binding protein REM 1, producing MTLNTQQEAKTTLRRRASTPLPLSSRGHQPGRLCTAPATQSQHPRLGQSVSLNPPVRKPSPAQDGWSSESSDSEGSWEALYRVVLLGDPGVGKTSLASLFAEKQERDLHEQLGGVYERTLSVDGEDTTLVVMDTWEAEKLDESWSQESCLQAGSAYIIVYSIADRSSFESASELRIQLRRTHQANHVPIILVGNKADLARCREVSVEEGRACAVVFDCKFIETSATLQHNVTELFEGVVRQLRLRRQDHEAPETPPPRRRASLGQRARRFLARLTARSARRRALKARSKSCHNLAVL from the exons ATGACTCTTAACACCCAGCAGGAAGCAAAGACCACTCTGCGACGTCGAGCCAGCACGCCACTACCCCTGTCGTCCAGGGGCCACCAGCCTGGCCGCCTGTGCACAGCCCCCGCTACTCAATCTCAGCATCCCCGACTGGGTCAGTCAGTCTCTCTCAACCCTCCCGTTCGGAAACCTTCCCCTGCCCAGGATGGGTGGTCCTCTGAATCCAGCGACTCTGAAGGCTCTTGGGAGGCGCTCTACCGGGTGGTACTTCTCGGAGACCCCGGTGTTGGGAAGACTAGCCTGGCCAGCCTCTTCGCAGAGAAACAGGAACGAGACCTTCATGAGCAGCTGGGAG GCGTGTACGAGAGAACGCTGTCGGTGGACGGAGAGGACACCACACTGGTGGTCATggacacttgggaggctgagaaacTG GATGaaagctggagccaggagtcctgCCTGCAGGCGGGCAGCGCCTACATCATCGTGTACTCCATCGCAGATCGCAGCAGCTTTGAGAGCGCCTCGGAGCTCCGAATCCAGCTGAGGCGCACGCATCAGGCCAACCACGTGCCCATCATCCTGGTGGGCAACAAGGCCGACCTGGCCCGCTGCCGGGAAGTCTCTGTAGAAG AGGGCCGCGCCTGCGCAGTGGTGTTCGACTGCAAGTTCATCGAGACTTCAGCCACTCTGCAACACAATGTGACAGAGCTCTTCGAGGGTGTGGTGCGCCAACTGCGCCTGCGCCGCCAGGACCATGAGGCCCCGGAGACACCTCCACCTCGACGACGGGCCAGCTTGGGCCAGCGTGCCCGCCGCTTCCTGGCACGCCTGACAGCGCGCAGCGCACGACGCCGGGCACTCAAGGCCCGTTCCAAGTCTTGCCATAACCTGGCTGTGCTCTGA